In Juglans regia cultivar Chandler chromosome 13, Walnut 2.0, whole genome shotgun sequence, the DNA window AACCAATCTGAAGTTTGCATTATCCCATTATGAATTCCAGCCTTATCAACAGTACCCAGGAAGTCCAGGTGGCCACCTCATATCACCTGGATCAGTGATCTCAAATTCTGGAACCTCAACTCCTTTTCCTGATAGACGCACTATACTGGAGTTCCGCATGGGGGAGGCTCCCAAAATCTTGggttttgaatatttttcaactcgCAAATGGGGTTCAAGGCTTGGTTCTGGATCTTTGACCCCAGACGGCGTGGGGCTTGGTTCAATGCTAGGTTCAGGATCCTTGACTCCGAATGGTATGGGGTTGGGTTCAAGGTTAAATTCTGGATCTTTGACCCCAGAGGGTGCTGGGCAGGGCTCAAGGTTGGGTTCTGGATCTTTGACGCCTGATGCTATGTGCCTTGCTTCTCGAGAGAATTGCCTTTTGGAGAACCAAATATCTGAAATGGCGTCCCTCATCAATTCAGGGAATGGATGTCAAAATAATGGAACTGTAATGAATCACAGAGTATCATTTGAGTTGACTGGAGAAGATGTTGCACGCTGTCTTGCTAATAAACCAGTGGCATTTATTAGAAACATATCAGGAGCTTCACGGGATGTAGTGGCAGAAGCCCCAACTGATAGAGAAGGGATAATAACGGACACCAAAAATTGCTTCGAGTTGTCAATTGGAGAAACATCCAATGAAATGCCTGAAAAAGTTTCTGAGGAAGGGGAGGAGCAGAGCTATAGGAAGCATCGTTCTATTTCTCTTGGCTCGACCAAAGAGTTTAATTTTGACAACTCAAAAAGGGAAGTGTCTGATAAGCCCGCTATTGGCTCTGAGTGGTGGGCAAATGAAAAGGTAATGGAGAAGGAAGCCAGGCCTGGCAACAACTTGG includes these proteins:
- the LOC108982675 gene encoding uncharacterized protein LOC108982675 isoform X2, whose protein sequence is MKRRWGSCWNLNCCFGSHKNSKRISHAVLVPEPVVPGVAAPANENPAPSTAVVLPFIAPPSSPASFLQSDPPSATQSPAGLLPLTSLSVSTYSPGGPASSFAIGPYAYETQSVSPPVFSTFTTEPSTAPFTPPPESMHLTTPSSPEVPFAQLLTSSLDRTHRNSGTNLKFALSHYEFQPYQQYPGSPGGHLISPGSVISNSGTSTPFPDRRTILEFRMGEAPKILGFEYFSTRKWGSRLGSGSLTPDGVGLGSMLGSGSLTPNGMGLGSRLNSGSLTPEGAGQGSRLGSGSLTPDAMCLASRENCLLENQISEMASLINSGNGCQNNGTVMNHRVSFELTGEDVARCLANKPVAFIRNISGASRDVVAEAPTDREGIITDTKNCFELSIGETSNEMPEKVSEEGEEQSYRKHRSISLGSTKEFNFDNSKREVSDKPAIGSEWWANEKVMEKEARPGNNLAFFPMLQPGVS
- the LOC108982675 gene encoding uncharacterized protein LOC108982675 isoform X1, yielding MRSTNSNSVETINAAATAIVSAETRVQPTTVTKRRWGSCWNLNCCFGSHKNSKRISHAVLVPEPVVPGVAAPANENPAPSTAVVLPFIAPPSSPASFLQSDPPSATQSPAGLLPLTSLSVSTYSPGGPASSFAIGPYAYETQSVSPPVFSTFTTEPSTAPFTPPPESMHLTTPSSPEVPFAQLLTSSLDRTHRNSGTNLKFALSHYEFQPYQQYPGSPGGHLISPGSVISNSGTSTPFPDRRTILEFRMGEAPKILGFEYFSTRKWGSRLGSGSLTPDGVGLGSMLGSGSLTPNGMGLGSRLNSGSLTPEGAGQGSRLGSGSLTPDAMCLASRENCLLENQISEMASLINSGNGCQNNGTVMNHRVSFELTGEDVARCLANKPVAFIRNISGASRDVVAEAPTDREGIITDTKNCFELSIGETSNEMPEKVSEEGEEQSYRKHRSISLGSTKEFNFDNSKREVSDKPAIGSEWWANEKVMEKEARPGNNLAFFPMLQPGVS